A region of the Mus caroli chromosome 7, CAROLI_EIJ_v1.1, whole genome shotgun sequence genome:
AATTTACAATTGACTGAAAGAGTGGAATCTAAGTTGCACTCACGATACAGTGTGATGTTGGAGGGAGTCATTTTGTGCTAGTTCATACCTAATCACCACTTGTCTCTGACTCAGTTTCTGAAACATAAGTCCCAGCAACCCTAAGTCCTTGGTCCCCACCCAGAAATGTGTCACCACGACCATCTGCTTTGTCATAAACTACGCCTAACTATTGATTTAGGCTTTTGTAACCCACTAAGGCAGATGTCTTGTCAGAGGTGAACAGCTCTTTGGTTTCTGTAACTTGTTTGTGCAGATGCCCAAGGACTtcttgtggtttttgcctttaaaagcccTTTCCTCACCAGCCTCCAGGCGACACCTCTCTGATTTGGCTGGAGACAGTGGCCCTGCCAGCCCCTTTAAGGAATTTGGCTAATTACAATCTGAATTGGGTCTAAGGGTCTCCCCCAGCCCCATTACCCCTCCCCCATCTAGATTGCCATAACAATGTAAAAACCTAATTACCTTTCCACACAGTTCAGCTGTACAGGTCTTACCCGTAGTAGGTTCTAGGCAGGCATTGCTgcagctggatttttttttctttaagtttttttgttgttttggttcttgtttttgtttttcgagacagggtttctctgtgtagccctggctgtcctggaactcactctgtagaccaggctggcctcgaactcagaaatccgcctgcctctgcctcccgagtgctgggattaaggcgtgcgccaccaggccctcTAAGGTACTTGGATGTGTTTCCCTATTTGACCCCCCAAGACTCTGTTACACTAAAGCAAGAGATGGCCAAGATAAGTTTCCAGTGACCTCAAATGGTGAACTTAGAACTTAGTGACAAAGTCGGGACAGAAAAATACAGAGTgccaaatttttttaaatgttaattataaCTTAAATACAAAAgtcttctgtctctccccacccccaccccccacctcccacccccgaAGAACTGGGGTACAACAAGCAGCTTTTGCCTAGATGGCcaaatgggaagaaaagagaaagagacgtACAGTAAGTAGTGCAACACGAACAGAGCACTTGCAACTGGAACCAGTGATGGCAGGCTGGAGCCTGTATTAGGACAGAAGAGGTATAGAGAAAAcgccagggctggtgagatggctcagtgggtaagagcacccgactgctcttccgaaggtccagagttcaaatcccagcaaccacatggtggctcacaaccatctgtaacgagatctggcaccctcttctggagtgtctgaagacagctacagtgtacttacatataataaataaataaatctttaaaaaaaaaaaaaagaaagaaaagaaaaaagaaaagaagggggaatAATGATCTTACTTGTTCCTGGAGTTACCTAAGGTGAACATCCCaaacaagtgtgtgtgagagaatgtgtgtgtgcagctggaAAGAGttctgcgggggtggggggtgggggtgggggtgtgtgtgcaggagtAGAATTGTCGGGTGCAGGGATGGTTGGCATAGACGAGCCGGAAGGTGTCCAAAGGTAGAGTCATCATGGCAGCCATAGCGGGGGAGTGTCAGAGAACCCAGCTGTGGCAGAATATTTGTTCCGCACTGTGAACCCGGAGATTGTGTTGTTTCCTGGAAAACTCTGTTTCAAGTTTGTGGTGTGACTCAGCcttcacacacacctttaatccaatagctttctgcttgaatattatAAACAGGATTGAATAACATCAATCATGGGTCAACAGGCATTTGTTGACCCAAACAATTGACAGACAATTGACAGGATGTGAGCAGAGGGGGGAAAACAGATCAAGAGAAAGTCAGGAGGACAAATAGATGCATGgcaagtagaagggagggacattcagtttgaggggcttgggggggggtgttttttgtttgttgttggtatttttttgcttgttgttgttgttgttgttgagatgtGAGGAAAGAGCAGGCTCTTTTGGGACgttggctgaggaggaaggtcagttgggtgttttctctgcctctctgagctagcaggctttcaccccagcagctggctcctgagtctttatTGGTAAAACTGAACAATTgagatttttgtttaaaaaacaaacaaaagaaaacaaacgaacaaacaaaaaacaccccacCCAATACGGTATAAATGACATCCCTGTCACAGGTGGGGATCTGAAGATCAAATCTAGATCAGTTATCGCATCCCTCGGGTGAGTTAAGGAAACAGAGCAGGATCCATCTGTGTTCACCTAAGAGGCATCCATAGAAGGCAAGGATACTACCCCCTGATGCTTTCAGAGGTGAGGTAATGTCTTCATGTATTAACATGGCTGTGAAGTGCCTTAGAGTGGGGTGTCTCCTGCTGGGCATTGTCCCTCTAAAGGATACCCAGAAATTCAAGTTACCACATATCAGTTGTGAGGGAGAAAGTAAAAGCTTGGTTACCCATAGTTCTCTCAGATCAAGATGTCTGATGGGGTTGAAGGGGACATGGCAGGCATAACTGACATCAGTCACATCCTCTGTTCCCTCCTCCTctggaaagcagcagcagcagcagcaacagcagcaaggaATGGCGGAGCgtggaagctgatgcagaggcaaagAGGACGAGTGAAAGAAAGAGTCCCCAGGATGCCTGTGGATTCATTGTCTGAAGTACCATTACCACCCCTCCATCGCTTCGTCAACGGTTAGGAGAGTTAGGAATGTATTACCCCCACTGTCTTTTGGGGATAAGCCTCCAAGAATTTACCTGCTGTGTTTTTGCAATATTTTTGgagtacatttttttccttaaaacattactttatttttaaaattacttattttttaacaagttttatttatttatttatttatattttttatatattttattttttcgagacagtgtttctctgtgtagccctggctgtcctggaactcactctgtgaccaggctggccttgaactcagaaatctgcctgcctctgcctcccaagtgctgggattaaaggtgtgcaccaccactacccagcttttttttttttaattgtttttttaatttttaaactttttaaaaattttatgaaaatgagtgtcttgcctgcacaTGATCTATGTAACACACATATTCCTGGTACACACAAGGGCCAGAAATGTGTTAGATCTCATGGAACTGAAACTATATACAGAAGTCATGTGTATACTGGGACTTCAAACCagattctggaagagcagccagtactcttaacccctgagcatctctccaggcttaaagattctatttttctttttcttttttttttttttttttNNNNNNNNNNNNNNNNNNNNNNNNNNNNNNNNNNNNNNNNNNNNNNNNNNNNNNNNNNNNNNNNNNNNNNNNNNNNNNNNNNNNNNNNNNNNNNNNNNNNNNNNNNNcagggtttctctgtgtagccttggctgtcctggaactcactttgtagaccaggctggcctcgaactcagaaatccacctgcctctgcctcccgagtgttgggattaaaggtgtgcgccaccatgcccggcttctatttttatttttaattatgtatatatgtgtatttggggCACAgagtgtacacatgagtgcagtactcaaggaggtcagaagagagcatcagaccctcAGGAGCTGGACATGCAGATTGTGCCGAGCCGCCTGACACCGgtgcggtggtggcgcacacctttaatcccagcactcgggaggcagaggcaggcaaatttctgatttcgaggccagcctggtctacaaagtgagttccaggtctacaaagtgagttccaggacagcctgggctacacagagaaaccctgtctcgaaaaacctaagaaaataaataaataaatctttttatctaGATTCTAATCTGGTAAACACCTTTATCCCTGTGCCTTTGGCTCCTCATTCTTGATACACAATCAAACCCAAACAAAGGTAATGGCattgcctgggggggggggactggaggGGTGTCAATCAGTCAAGGCAACTCCTGGAGAGTTCTGCCAGCTGCTTTGCCTCCTgctgcctctcccttctctggcctggcctggccacTCTGCTGTCCTCCATAGCACGTTTCATTACCTAAAGGCTTTCAGCGGTTTCTTCTAGATATCTGGCTGTCCTCCTCTGCAGCTTTTATGTAGGTATGACTTCCCAGAAGGTGATATTAAATCTACTCTCATCTCTGTCCTCTGAAATGCCAACTGTGAGTGAAATTAAGCGCTAATGGCTTGGAAAAGTTTAAGCCAGATGGCTGCAAACCCCAGGAGCTTCAGATCTAGAAGTAGACAAAGCAAATTCCCAGACaaggttttgggtttgttgttgttgtttaaagatttacttattatgtgtaagtacactgtagctgtcttcagacacaccagaagagggcatcagatctcattacaggtggttgtgagccaccatgtggttgctgggatttgaactcaggaccttcggaagagcagtcagtgctcttaccctctgagccatctcaccagcccccacaggCAAGGTTTTTTATTAGGGGCTTTTACtacagaagaaaaagggaagaggtggggaggtTTGGAAGGATAAAGGAGAGGCACAGCTCTGTGGCTTCCTGGTTTTTAAGTACGTTAAGGAGGCAAAGGGATGGCATGGAGCACATAGTGAGGACTTCAGACCATGGGGCAGTCTTGATAATGCCAGTATATTCATATGCTGTGATGGCTAATGTTGCTTAGCAACTTGACTTCATCTAAAATCAACTGTAACACAAGCATCTGGGCACACCTGGGCACACCTGGGCACACCTGGGAGAGCAgggcggtttttttttttttttttttNNNNNNNNNNNttttttttttttttttttttttttttgctttgcttttttgtttttcctggttgGATTATTTGAGGTCAGAAAAGCCACCCTAAAtgtgggccacaccttctggtggcacccccacataaaaggacatggaagaagaatgGTTTTGCCTGCTTACCCTCTTGCTGGCCAGTTTCTCTCTCCTGTTCCAGAGATATTAGAACCTACTTCCTCAGGATCCCATCGAACATCTGTAGAATCTCCCTGGGACTCTAGCACCACATCGACACAGCTGACTTTAGTCTTGTGGACAACGCCTGGATCCTAGGCCTTTCCATCAGGAGACAGTCATTTTAGGGCTCCTCGGACCACACCTGTAAGTTATTCTAATAAAATCCCCTTCTTAGGACACATAGCAGTTCGCGTCAGGATTTGGGGTAGTTATCTCTGGAGAATTTCCGTCATATAgacctttgtttttctctcagcTTCAGCTTCTAGAATGAGTCTCTTACAAAGGCAAAAGcaaataaactaaaaatgtaGAATCCTGAGCTCTCGGCCCTGTCTGTACAGAGGGTGGATGTTAGAGTCCATGACAGGTTGTGTGTTCCTGTTCTCAGTCACAACAAAGGGAGCTAAAGAATGTGCAAAACGTCATCTCTCCTCAAAGCAAAAAACGCAGCGACCTTGTTGTTCCCTTCTGCTTACTGTAACCTATGCACTGGAGAACACTGCAATCACCTCTTCTTCCCAGTGGAGGGGGTGAGCTGCCTCACAGCTTCAAACCCCAGCCTCTGGGGATTTGGACAGCTTGAAAAGGGGTGGGAGTGGCTCTCCCTGCCCACACCCTAATGGTAACTTGAAACCATTATTTGCCCTTAACTGCGCGCAGCCCCTAAAAAGCACACCAAATTGTAAACATAAGGAAGTAGGTTTCTGAGAAACAGATCCCGCTGGAGAAAAAAGGCCCGCCCACCTCGCAGCAGGCTCCGGACTTCTCAGCCTGAACGAACGGCCTTCTCATTCCTTCCTTATTCTCAACTCTTCAGCTTCAAAAGCCAAGAGATGCCTAAGGAGCAGCAAGAGGTGGTTGTACTGGGGTCACCCCACATCTCAACTTCTGCGACAGCCACCACAATCAACATGCCTGAGATCACCACGCCTGACCATGTGGTCTGGTCCCTGTTCAATACACTCTTCATGAACTTCTGCTGCCTAGGTTTCATAGCCTATGCCTACTCTGTGAAGGTATTGTATGGGCCTCAACCTTGACTTACCCAGATGGtacctggggtgtgtgtgtgtgtgtgtgtgtgtgtgtgtggcggagGATGGTGTGGATGGGGGAGCCTGTACCTATATATgcatccttttgtgtgtgtgtgtgtgtgtatgtgtatgtatgtgttgaggGAATCCCGGGAGGTGCCTGGGGATCCGTGGGTCAAGCTATCTTCATCATAGCCTAGAGTTTGAAGGAAGTCTCCTTACTTCCTGATTCTTGGAATggccccccccctttaaaaaagatttattttaagttttactttattataagtacttataattatttattaagtacttactttattataagtacactgtaactgtcttcagacacaccagaagaaggcatcagatctcattatagatagttgtgagccaccatgtggttgctgagatttgaacttgaaagaaagaaagctaaattcaagacttcaaagccctagccagaaagtttattcaaggtccatgactcttgcggcttgctagttaggagggctttttgggcttagagcaaagaacaaaggctggggggctggagagatgcctcagcagataagagcaccgactgctcttccaaaggtcttgagttcaaatcccgacaaccacatggtggctcacaaccatccgtaacaaaatctgatgccctcttctggagtgtctgaagacagctacagtgtacttacttataataataataaaagaacaaaggctgtaaagtcatcccaggaaccaactagccattgAGACAAGAAAGGCACGCAAGGACAATCTCCCATGACAAGCTCAGATGAGAAATGGGCCACCTGCTGATATGGTTTGGGCTTAGCCAAATGTCCTGCAGACCAAGATAAAAACCCTCTCTTTAGAGTTACTCTCTGATGTTTAAATTGCCCATTTGTGTGTAACTGCACCAATTCTTCACCTACCCCCACTCCcttcctatataaacccctaacttttgagcctcgaggccgacatccattatctcctgtgtgagaggacctcttggaagagcagtcagtgctcataaccgctgaaccctctctctagccccctggAATGTTCCTTAACCCTGAAGATTAGCACTCCTGGCTGGGTGGAAAGTTCACTAGGAACTAGCAGGAAACAGTAGAGTGAGAGGCTAGTGCTGGCTGTTTCTGGGTAGTGGTGAGTGTGGTAAGTGGAAGAAGGTCCCTGGCCTAAAGATTAAGAGGAACACAGTGGGCTAGGAAGGTGATGGGGAACCGAGTGAGTCGGTTCTTGTCTTTCCGTTGGCCAGCTCCAGGGCCACTGACCATCTGGTCTCTTCCAGTCTAGGGACAGGAAGATGGTGGGTGATACGACTGGGGCCCAGGCCTTCGCCTCCACCGCCAGGTGCCTGAACATCAGCTCCCTGTTCTTCACCGTCCTCATGGCCATCGTCGTCATCATTGTCTATGCCACTAGATGATGTGAGATGTCTTGCAGCATCTCACAGTAGATAACAGATTCTGGGGCCTCCCAGGCTTGCTATGTGTTTCCTTGCCCCAAACCCTAGACTTAGTCCTGCCCATTTGCTCCATACATATGCAAATGTGACACTCACATATCTGTCCATGGTGGACTCAATAAAGTGCACGCGCTGTGACTTTCTGTCCCTGGACTAGTCCTGTGTTGAGTTCGTCCTGCATCTTCCCAGTCTGAGGGCAGGTTTCTGGCCACTTGAACTGGGCAGTAATTAACCAGAGTTCTTTGtgcgaggggtgggggtgggggaccggGTGTGAGCTTTGCCGCCTCCTGGCTTCACGTCCCCAGGGTGCCCAGAACTGATACAGAACAATGATCTGAGAAGTGTTCAGTCCACTGATGCCTCACCCTTTAAGGTTCTGGTGCACCTTCTATGCAGACAAATCACATCCCAGGGCTCTGTGTTGGGGCTTTGGACTCCTGTTCTAAGCCCACACAACACATTGGGTTCTGCAGTAGGAACCTGTCATCTCTTTCGCCTCTCTAACCTCCCGCTTCTAGTGTTTGCTTCAGATCCTGGGGTGGGGAGTTTGGGATGAGGGCCACACAAAGCCCTTGTTACTTGCCTTGGTGAGCAACAGGCAGAAAACCCAAATGTAGTCGTGCCAGCTTCTGGTGAGTCTGGACACCCCAGGCACCCCTAACCTTGGCTGTGCAGTACCACACTTGGGCAGAGGCCTCCCATCCTCCCCTAGCTCATCTTGTCATAGACTAGACCCGGGGGTGGTGGCAGCCACGTCCACGCCTGCAGCTCAAGTTTGCAGGTCTCTTGGGGTCCACAGGGCATCCAAATGTGGTTCTTCATCGTAGTGGTGCCTTCAGAAGGGTACTTACTTGTGGTTCCCATGGTCAGTTCCTCAGAGTCCACCCAGCCTTTCCCACAGTATCTGTGGAACTTGCCACCCACCCATCCCTTCCTTGTCAACCACCACAGTGGTTTTGATCCAAAATTCCTAGGGTAGCTAAAGGGTCTGTGTTAGCagtctgtctaaactccaccccacagttacctggcaacagcaggtACGCCTGAcccactgtaaaaggggctgcttgccccctcctccctctcttgctctttcctttccccttccctccccacccccacgtgCTCAGGGCCAGCCTTTACTTCTCTACTCtatccctctctctgcctttctctgcctctgctactctctgaactcccctccccatgccctgaatgaGCTTTATTCCATACTATAccatgggggaaggggatgtctcagcggGCCCATGTCGAGACATCTCTTCCCCCATGCCTCACCACAACCCCAAAAGAACATATCTTAAATCTATCTTTCTATAAACACATCAGTCTGGCCTTGGTGCCGACACGGGAAGTGCTGCAGTGGATTCAGGCAGGGGGCAGGCCAGCTCTTaacaggagggggtggggatgctTGGTGCAGAGTGATAGAGCCCCTTACAAGTGATGGGCCAGGACCCACTTGTCTTCTGCCCACGAGTGTGGCTGATTAGAACAGCAGGGGACATAGCCACCCAGGAGGGATCTAATGGGTGTTGACAGCCGCCATCTGGTTCCCAACTTCCCTTGATGCCTAGGGTAGTGAGAGAAAAGGCAGAAGGCTGGCCTCACTGGTGTGCTTATGCACCTCTGCATGTGCATAAGGCCatcaccccacctcacccccagtACTTTTTATTTCCCAGAAGTTTCCTGTTCCTCTATTCTGGCTTTGTGGGAAATAGCTAAGTACTGAGGGGAGACAGAACTAAATAACTGAGGGCCAAATTATTCCACAGCAGAAGAGCAGGAATGGGTAAGGATCCGGGAacttcctgtcctggaactcaaatcAGAACTTGTCCCAGGGCCTCTACTTCCTGTTTAAGGTTGGAGTCCTGTGGCCActcccaggtgtggcagtctcctCAGCACCAGGCTGGTCATCAGCTGGGGCACCTCAGGGCCACAGCCTGACTCCACACAACCAGCCCAGCCCACCCCCGGGCACCCCTAAGCGTGCGCTCactgcgggggagggggggcttcTCTGATGGTGTTCATGGCCTTTCCTTGGCTGCTTTTGCTGCAGGTATGGGCTTGGGAGCTGCCCCTCCTTGTATGTGAGGGAAGGTGGTACCTCCCAGCTCAGGgcccagatgcctctggctgacAGAAGAGGGTCTGCTTTGGGAGACTGGAAAATTCCAGTCACTTGGCTGAAGCCTGAGAATTCCTAGAAGGCAGATGTTTTCCTTCCAGTTATGAAACAACCATCATTAAAGAGAAGCTGCACAAGATCGCAATGTGGGAAACTCGGAGTTTATCCCACGGAACCAATCAGAGAGCTGACCTCAGAACTGagctaaggggctggagagatgactcggggttaagagcacttgtggctTTTCCAAACAACCCTGGTTCGATTCCCAGCcctacacggcagctcacagccatctgtaacactCGATGTGTaggggatccagcatcctctttcgggcaccaggcaggcacacGGGCTAAGACACacagtgcaggcaaaacacttgtaagtttgtttgtcttttttttttttttaagNAAACNCTCNttttaaaaggggggggggtgggctggagagatggctcagtggttaagagcactgactgctcttctgaaggtccagagttcaaatcccagcaaccacatggtggctcacagccatccacagtgagatctggtgccctctgtgcacagccacagtgtacttacatataataaataaagacataaagacataaaagaaagaaagaaagaaagaatcaaaataaaaggcaagggggtgagggtgggggggacGGTGCACACCTTTATACCCATCACTTAAAAGACAGACacaggtggattttttttttaagttcaaagccagtctagtctTCATggaaagttctaggacagccaggtctaagTGAAATCCtgtttggagagaaaaaaagaagaagaagaaaggaaggaaggaaggaaggagagagggagggagggaaagtctTTTATGAGGGACACAACAAACTCATTAGCTCCGGGAGGgcatgcaggtggatttctgagtttgaggtcagcctggtctacaaagtgagttccaggacagccagggctacacagagaaaccctgtcttgaaaaaccaaaaaaaaacaaaaaaacaaaaaaaaaccaaaggaacaaAAAACTCTTTAGCCAAATTAACCGTTTCAGTAACTTCACGTGGAGCTGACTTTTCAAATTTCAGTGCAAGGCAAGAAGGGTGAAAGGTCAATAAACTGACTCCAAgagctgggggggcgggggggtcaCTCTTATACCTACCATCTTCCTGAGTAGGGAGAGGCAGAGCACATCATGATCTTGGTGGGAGGTGGGATGTGGGATGTAATCCCAGGAATAGGTCATGCTGCAGGAAGCAAAGTCCAAGGCTCACCCCAGGAGGTCTCCTTCATTCTCAGAAAGTTGACTGGCAAGAGACCCAAAGCTAGACAAAGCAAACAACCACAGAGCAAATTGGGTGGCAACCGTCTTTAGTACACGCGTCCGCCGCCATCAGGCCCTCCGCTGTTCTCACCAGACTACCAACTAAGGCTGCTCTGCGGCTCTTTACCCTGCTGTAGCTCAGGCTACAAGGGATCTCAGTGCTAAAAGAGACTCAATAAACGTGAGTAAGCAGAGGCTGGCAAGGACTGCCTGAGTAAGGCTCATCTTCTGAGTCACCCTCAGCAGAAGGGGAGAGAAATCTGGCTCTTCTCACCATGCCGAGGTGACCCACCCCCACCTGTCCCCCACAGAGAGAGCACGCCTGGCTTCCCTTCAGAAGCTATAGCATTGTATAACAGCTAGCTGAGACACATTTAGGAAACAAAGCCTAATGACACAGTAACAAACTAACTGAAAGGCCAGGACAAAACCCAACCACACCTGCAAACACAGGAATTCAGTGGGAATTCCTGGGCAAACCCCATTTAGAGGTTTTATAGCCTCAGAATACAGAACAGACCAAGGAAGGGAACTGACAAAACCCCAGAGAAAGCCCACACCCTTGACTACAAATCCTGCACAGCTGGATAGAAGCAGCTTGAGAAAACGGGTACTAAAAGCAAAAGAATTTAGCGGACCAAAATGGACTGGAAAACCTAGAGGAATTTGAGAAATACGATCTGTCACAACATATTAAAATTACCACCAGACTTCTAAGTAAGATAAATGCATATAATAAACACATGATTACAAGTACTTCAGAATATATCTGCCATAGAATGTTCTAGATCAATGTGAGACTAAGATTCAAAAAAGACAATACATAGATTGATTGACTGATAAGACATATAAATACCCATCTATCAGATTTCCATAGATCAGATGTTATAGTAACAATCCCAAAACAAATGAGAATTACATTGCATGTAAATGGTTTATGGCCCTGTAAGCAGAATGAAGCAGAGAAGAATTCCCCAGCTAATGTAACTGAACTATAATGAATCTAAGCGACGTGATACAGTCTGTAGGTTAAGCATTACTAGTGCAGAAAGCTATGCACCTATTTCCTGGTGGTGGTCAGTTTTCTATCcctataacaaaatacctcagACCAttaactaataaagaaaatggtttGCTTTGGACTCATAGTCCTGAAGTTCTGCCCAAGATTGGCAGCCCATTGGCTTTGAGATCTGACTAGGGTTGGTGCCTCACAGGGGAGCACAGAGCCAGGCAAATCCAGCAAAGACCAGTATTCACAGTAGGCCACATCTCCAGGAACTCGAGCACTTCCCACTAGGACACATGTCCCCTGATCTACCCACCACCTTCCCAAAAGACAAAACCTATAGTAAAGGTATCCGTGAGAGTGAACTGACCCTCAGGGAATCTGGGGTCAGCACCAGCCTGAATAATATATACTAGCGTGAATCTTCATTGtcagtgaaagacccacaacgtgagtcctcacccacgttctgactcaggagaggcgacaccccaaatcacacaagaaacggtcttgctgcaactgcaagaggatttttattcNNNNNNNNNNNNNNNNNNNNNNNNNNNNNNNNNNNNNNNNNNNNNNNNNNNNNNNNNNNNNNNNNNNNNNNNNNNNNNNNNNNNNNNNNNNNNNNNNNNNNNNNNNNNNNNNNNNNNNNNNNNNNNNNNNNNNNNNNNNNNNNNNNNNNNNNNNNNNNNNNNNNNNNNNNNNNNNNNNNNNNNNNNNNNNNNNNNNNNNNNNNNNNNNNNNNNNNNNNNNNNN
Encoded here:
- the LOC110298748 gene encoding interferon-induced transmembrane protein 1, with translation MPKEQQEVVVLGSPHISTSATATTINMPEITTPDHVVWSLFNTLFMNFCCLGFIAYAYSVKSRDRKMVGDTTGAQAFASTARCLNISSLFFTVLMAIVVIIVYATR